The window TCTAAGAAGTTCAAGATTGATTCGATGGTCAATGCAGCACTTCACGTGAACGTTTTCATGACTCAAAGTTCAACCTTATGCAGTAATATTATTGGTAAAATCCACTGTGTCATTTCAGGTATTAGAAAGTCTACCCTACGAGAAAAAGCCATCATTCCAATCGAAGCGAAAGATCAATTATTCCCTTCCCATACGGGGATTTTTCCTCCTGTCGTAGTATCCTAACCACCAGTACAAGATCTTCCAACTACCGCGCAAGAATGGACACCGATCTGCATTGCATAGTCCTCAAGACGAACTAAATTTTGCAAGTAACTCCAATCAAAGCTTGCAAACATCTTCAATCTTGACGATGCCACAAGAAATTGATTTAGGATCAGTACATCCAACTGATCAACGGACTAACGAACCGATAAAGATTACGCCACAGCTCATAGTCGTCAATAACTAGTAAGCTTTTTGAAATCTATCAAACGACCAAGCAAATCTGACGAGATCGGTCAAACTATAAATGCAGAGATTGAAAGTCGATTAGAAACTTAGGGTTCGTCTCGATATCACACCTGGGAACTGGTGAGGAGAGTGAGGAGAGCCGCAACGAAATACCAACGCATCTCCTCCCCTCTTCCTTTTCCGCCCTCCTCCTCGTCGGTCCTCCGCCCTTCCTTTTtaatttcctttttcctttttttttgcgaATTAATTAAAGACCAAAAAGTCAGTGCAAGTATAACGGTTCTACGTAAATAACGGGTTTCGTAACGTCACGGCCGTCTTTATCGTAAATGACGTGCAATAAATCGTCCGGCTCACGGCCAGGTCGCCGCAGAACTGAACCGGGCTTGGTTTATTCCAACCtgttcgtatatatatatatatatatatatatatatatatatatataaaatcatttCAATTGGTTTAGGTTTTTATCCTGCGAAAATAAGTCGAGATGCTCCAACCCAATTggttaattttgagatgttctacACGATCGAATCCATAGTAATTAAAAGATGCAAAAGGTTGTAAGTAATGGCATGTCCAAAACGTAGAAGGTGGACCTTAGTGTCACAGTAAGATTACTCTGGAATGATTTGACCGATCATTGTTCTTGTCACCAAAATTTGGTATTGATAAGAATCACCAAACTTTGTTCTCGTCACCAAACGACTTTTTTAACTATGACTAATTTTTAAACATAGACTTGATAATAATATGATAAATTACACCTTAGATATTGATATGATATGATAGAGTGCCAAATTCGATGTAGGTTCAAAACCCCTTCAAATAAGATACTAACGAATCTAGCATGTAAAACTTGTATTAAATCAACACATAGTTCTAGGATTAAAACCAACCTTTCCCCAACACGGAAGGTATATGTTCTGAAAATATAGCTAGAGAGAAGATTTAAGATGAGGGTATGCTCAACCCATGATTTAAGAAGGCAAATGTTTTATCAAATCTCAAATAAGGTAGGACCAACCAAATTGAATGCCATCTTCACGATCGACTGTAGGACGGTATTCTAGGATAATTTCCAGAGTTTAATGTTCCACAAAAAATTAAGCAATTAGCATTAATAGTCAAGACATCTAAATGAGAATTGCAGATGATTACTTGCTAAGAGACCACATCAAAAAGCAAAAACTCCACTTACATCCCAAAATTTTAGTAGAACTAAACCTGGAAAGACAAATTGATCTTAGAGAGATAAACTTAAAAGACTCGCCCACCCTAATCAAACAAGCTAAAGCCCATATCGTCATCAGATTCCTCAGCAggctcctctttcttctcttctgcaGGTTCCGCTGCGGGTGCAGCGGCAGCTTCTGCAGCAACAACAGGAGCAGCAACAGCAAACTTGCTTGGATCCTGCACCAATTATAACATATAGAATTATGACGAAAAAATATAGATCTAAGATCCATAGCTAGACTTGTGCAATCTACCTTTAGGTATTCCTTAACTTTCTCCGCCTGTGGGAAGGTGTACTCGGTTGCAATTGCAACAGCAAGCACATTCTTGTAAGCATTGATGAACATGTGGGGTGCTGCTGCAAGAGTTGGGTAAGAAACAGCCAAAGACAATGAGGTAACCATGGAGATACCAGCTGCAAACTTTTCGATCAGGTCATCCTCCGAGAGATCCAGCACCTCAGGACTGAAGACGGATCCATTATCATAAACAGATAGAATGACAAGGCCATATGAAAAAGGTCTTATCCCAAGCTTTGCAAGTAGAGCAGCCTCAGATGAACCCACTTTTTCTCCCTTCTTAATCAGCTCAACAGGGGTAATGATTTCCACGGTACCCTTGTTAATCTTGGTTGGAATATTAAGCACCTGTAATAAAGCAAAAGGAACTTTAAGATGAAACCACTAACAATTTTTTGCATTATAAACATGAGAGATATCTTGTTAACCTGAAAAAATGATGTCTGTGAAGGGTCCAATCCAGTGTTTCCAGGGGGGACAACAACATCAATAGGAGCAACAAGCCCAACACGAGCAGGAGCTCCAACCTGAAATATAAGAACAGAGAAGAAATAGAATGCTAGTTCAAATTTTATCAACTAAAGAAAGACTACAACTCCACCAGCCATCCTACGTTAACAGCAGCAGATCAATACTAAAAATGTAAGCAGAAATGGAACACAGGGAAAGTGGGAGAATTCTTGATCACAAATTTTAGACCCCGCATGTTTTTTATGAAATTATAATTCATCTCATCTATTCCATTAATTAACATATAATACAAGAAAGATCTTTCCTAGCAAAGGTACTATATACTGAAAAAACAAAAGATGCTAGCACACGAAAACACAAGGATCTATTAAGTCAGGAGTCAGGATGCATGCCCCAAGTGTCCAATGCGACTAGGGACATGATACAGAGCAACAAAGGAGAAATGTTGTTGATATATTTTACAAGGACAATGCTAGTAGCTGATAGAAAATTATAAAACAGGTTGAAGAAAAGTTTTCATAACAGAAGAGTACTTGATACTTGTCGTCAGCAAGAAGCTCTGGACATGTATCCAAAGCAGTCGCTGCATATATTCAAATATGCAGATATATATGATGTATCATGCATCCAGCATGATCTGAAGAGTTGATACATTATCACAAGTAATGTAGCTAATGAATCTCTATGATGTCTCTCGTGTTGTCTTCTTAGATGGAAAGTTGAacaaaagaaagtattcaagcaATCACAAATCTTAATTGAAACTAAATGAGATTCAAGATAATTATTATATTGATGTCTCCCAGTACTACGCACTAGGCAAAAGTGTTTTCTTCTAATCCAATCACAAATGAGATTCAAGACTAGCCTACAAATGTCTTAAATATTGTGCATCCATGTGGCCAAAAGGTATCCACAACTTTCTTATGATAGTATAAATTTAGAATGACTACTCAATACTGTTAAAGGAAGAACTATGGGCAAGACCAGAGATCTCATTTCTGTTCTGCACAATTCCAATATATGCAACATGCAGAAAAGTAAAGATATTTCTGATACCTCTCATTGTATTGGATCTGTACATGtaaataatttaagaaaataacCTAACTAATAACTTCGATGATGAAATCTTAAGGCCATAAACAAATGACAAACTAAAAGGCAAATTCAAAGGTAAAAAGAAGGGGTTCTTGAAAGCGTGCATACCTTATACTTGGCAACCTCCTCACTAACTTCCTTAAGATCGCCTTTTGTAAAAATCAGACCTACATTTCCCTGAAACAAAAAGAACGAAGTTGCAATTGTCAAAGCAAACAACTACAGATGGTTAAGAGAAAGAGATCTCGATCATAAAGCCGCGATATTTCCCGGAAAGACAGAAGGATCAACAGATACACGAGGGAGGAACTTACGACGAGGAGAGGGAGGAGGTTGAGGTAGTTCTTGTTCCCGGTCTTCTCAGCATGGATCCTGATGCAGCGGCGGATGAGGGTGTTCTTGCCCATGAGGACGATGGAGTCGCCGCGGAGGCCCTTGCGGATGTTCTGAAGCTGGTTGGAGCCGACGTTGTCTGCGACCGCGATGAGCACCTTGCTGTGCTCGTCCAGCAGAGAACATAGCTTCTTATCGTACACCACCTTCTTCTCCGCCTTTGACAGCTTCACCGTCATCTTGCCTTGCTTGTTCGATAGGATCGGAggcaaacaagaagaagaagaagaagatacaaaaagcgtCCTTTACAGGGCCAGGCCGAGGCTAAAGCTTCGTCAAGGCGGACGGGGCCGGGCAAACCCTGTCTCTTTAACCCTTTGCGATGGAAGAGAACGAGAAGGACGGAGAAGGAGACACTGAACAGATGACGGCAGCGAAACCCTAATCGCCTGTTCCCCTTCGTTTTATAGAGACGGGAAGAGTGATCGAGATGAGATAAGATGCAAACGGACGGTCAAGATCGAATCATATTGGGTCGGGGCGTTTGTAGATCGGGCCTTCACCATGTGGGCTCCTCTGCGTCGCTGCGTCACACATTAAGTTGCGACCCTCTGTACGAAACATTTTTTCGACCTGTTAAGCGCAGCTCGTGCGTTTACCAGTCTTTTCGATGGCGAATACTGCCACAACGAATGTGGGTCCCACACTTTCGTAGTTCAGGTGAAATTTCTGGTAAGTCCAAAAAATATTCGTGCCACTGTGATCTTCGATCGTCTCTGGTCGTCGCCACTGTGATAAGTGACGCCTTTGACATGTTCGAAGGAATGCGTCAGAAGAATATGAGTAGAGTACCAGAATACCACCATGCCGCTGGTGCACTCCGTCGGACTCATCGGCATCCTCTTCTTCTTGATCCAGGTAATTAGATTGCTTGCTCTGTTCACGAGGTGCAATCTTTTCTGATGCTCTTCGATTTCTATCACCTTTAATCATAAACATAACAAGGTTGTCATGACCGGTTGATTGTAGATGGAGAAAGGATACAACTGCAGGCTACAAAGGCATGCTCTCAACACACGGATTCCTGGGCCAGTAATCTTGGTCATTAGCTCCATCCACAATGTGTCAGATCTACGAGAGAGCAGATCACCCAATCGTAGTCAGAAGACAATTTGTCATCGGGGttggtaaatttttttttaattccttgaGCTAGTATCCTTGGAAGACAAGAAACTCGAGTATCGCAAGAAACTTGAATGAGGCTTTGATTGTTCTAGAAATATCTTGGTGAGATGAATGCAAAGAGGAAAAATACGAAAAATTCTTTAGGATTTTTGTGAGGGGTATACTAAGAGGCTTATGCCTAAGCTTGGATTAATATAAGAGAAAGAATCATTCCTTATCTCTTATTGACCTCGTCAAGAAGaatttgatttttcttgataataaGTGCCGAATCACataaatcttgtattttgattgtTGATTCtctgtatctttcttttggtatcgATCTCTTCGCTTCACGCAGAAAGCTTTTGATATATCATAAACCAAAATTTCCATCTATCCAGTCCACAACCTTTGAATCATGTGGACAATGATTTGTTTTGGCAGTGTTTGGTGGTGATGCACTCACTCTAGCTTGTGATGGGAAGTAATTATAGCCTATGATTGTTACCTTCCAAATGCTCTGAATCTTTCTTCCTCCATCTGTTGACTTGATATTGCAATAAAATGTGTTTTGGTTTACTCCATTTGCAAGACCCGCATGATTGACAACCATGGGCAGCATAATTATCTTAATTTATCTCCAATGATTTAAGGATTTGCTTTGTCACAACTAATCTTTTTCACAGTTAGTTGCATTGCATGGATTGCATAAGCCAATTATGTTTTAAAATGTGTGATTAGATTGATTCATCAGATGCATCTTTCAAAAAAAGACAAGTTCTATTATATCCTAATATAGACCTAGTCCCACTTCATTGAGCCAAAGCTTCAATGATAAGGAACTGGTTGAACTTAAATTTTCTGGTGATCAACTTCATTATacttccttttttttatattcaATCGATTAATTCTGCTTCATATTGATAGGAAGATAAAAAATGTAATGCTGTATGaatgcttggctgccacaagctaaTTATTCCTATAAGAACTTTTCTGGCACCTGTAGCTTCAAATTACAATGTCTAAAAGATTGATGGGCCACACTTTCATGGAAAACTTCATTATACTTTTTGTTAGTGTGATGTGGATTCAGGAAGTTGTTTAAGGTGGTGATTAGTTTAGGAACTGCAAGTTCTCTTTATTTGTGTTCTTGTTGAAGAGGTAAAGCAGTAAAATTTGAGGTCCTGATTGGTCAAGATGTTAGCTTTAGATTGTAAGCACAGCATCAATTTGCCAAATCTTTCTTTGTGGACAAGATCTATGTTAGCACATTGAGGAACCTGTGTTACATGTTCTCTGCTGAAAATTTTAGGACTGTCTTCTTAGGCTGTGTCATCAAGTCAAAATCTATGGATAAGTAGCCACTCTAAGTTGCAAATTATTATCTATGAAACTTGATGAAAAAATAGGTTGGTAATTGGCTTAAAATATATAGTAAGGCGGCACTGGCTGATCTTGACATTTTTATTAATCTCCTTTAGAAAAATAAATGCATGACATATTATGAtataatgaatattttgatcctaaTTAGTCAAATCCCAGCAGAATAGGCTAGTTCATTTATGGCCTTAATGTCAAATGTCAATAGAAAACATTCTCTTAATCAAATCTGATAGGATAATTTTTCCCTAGCCATATACAATCAGGACTATAAAAATGAACCCTTCTCATGTACGATACTCACCCTATATTCATTTTTTCCTATATCGATTTAATTCTAACTTGAGTATCTTAGGAGTCTTACCTGGTATTAATTCTGATACTAGTTTTGCAAGACCTCGACATCTTAAATTTTGCCACTTCTGTGCCTCGAGTCGAGCCACATCTGGCAAAGTCATATAAGTAATTCATCTTGGTTAAAGTTTCCTTAGAGCTTGGCAAATAATTGTGACATATTTTACTTGGAAAGTGGATCAGATGAATCAGATCAGGTTATGTGGTTGATGACTAAAATTAGTACTGTCATATTATATGGGGATAGGTTGAGGATTAGATTGAGTTTGTCCCCCCAACTTTTGTGATATAGATGCCATACTGTTGATCATTTGTCCCATGCAGCCACCCTCTCCATTTTTAAACCATTTACAGTTCTTTTTAGAAAACAATAAACTGATTGCAATCATCAACTATATGTCTATCACTTGCATGTGAAGAAAAAACAATTTATTGGCTGATACCATAACCTCAGTAGATCTGTTAGCAGAAggttatataagaaaaaaaaaggaaaaggaaaggaaaGTGAAGGATAAAGAGAAACTAGAATAAGTTCACTGTAAAGAGAGTCCAAAGACTTCGACATGAAATCCTTGTCAAGAACCTGAAGAAATCATTACTGAGCTATACATCAttggaaatctctctctctctctctctctctctctctctctctaacttctGAACATTGAACCAAAAAATGGAAAGGTGGTGGTTTCTGCTTGAAGACAAGCTTGTTGTGAATTAGAGTTGCAGCCTATTTTGGTTCTTCTAACTTCCTCTTTGTCTATATGAAGATTTCTTTACTTTCCTATGACAGGGGTCTTTAGAATTTGTTAATACAGAAATTTCATTACAAAAAATGGATCAAATTGTATCATTTCGAAGCAACTTCTTGAttacctttgttttttttttccttttttttgtagtGAGGGAGATCAAGTGACTGTAACATTGCCCATTACATCTTTACAGCAATTGAGAAGCTTGAAGGAAATTTTGATTTCTTAGGGATGGTTAAAAGCCTACTTAAATTAGATTAGGTTATATCCTTCATTgaatttgaaatggatttgaataGAAAAATAAGTCCACAAGTATATGTTACATGCTAATTAGGCTTGACACCTGAAACTGAACCCAAGTATACAATACCAGAGAATAGAGAGAAGAGCATTGTATAAATATTACTTAAACACCGGAAGAAAATATAAATGAGTGTATACATGGTTCGTCATAACTATTTAAAATTGGGTTACCATTAAACCCAAAAGCTTAAACTGGTAGGAAATAACCCAATGTATATATAATACTTTAACGTCCTCTCTCATGTGTCAAGTGCAAGCATAATTGATCCTAATTATATGGTGCAAACCTTGCACCGGCAACATGAAGCTGTTAAGCTAACACCCTACAGGAGTGCCAACAAAAGAGCATCCCTGGTGGGTTGCCTCAGTAAAGAAAATGTAGCGTATTAGCAAGTATTATACAAGTGAAAGGGCAATGTGTTTGGTTGGCAAGAGAATCCAGGGCAGTTGAGGAAGATGGCCTGTTTCATTCAAGCTTGTGACACATTTCCTCTTCCTGCTTCATGTTGAGTATAAATAGACCATGCAGAGAGAAGCCAGCATCTCATGTGTTGGGTGACCACAAGAAGGCAGAAGGCAAGCAGAGGAGCAGGTGGCCATGGCAGATCACAAAACTCAGCTTTACTTTGTCTTCATGAACTTTGATCCAGTCTACGAGGGCCTTCGTGCCGATCGGTCCGTatcttctgtttcttcttcttcttcaccttcTCTGAGTTCATAAGATCTCCTGCATGTTTAATGTTGCTTCATTAGATCAAAGGAAGGCATGAAGGAGCTTGACACCTACCTGAGCAGCAAGCATGACCAGCTACTTGCAAAGTTTCTCCCACCAAGCACCTACAAGAAGAAGTCCTCCTTGGCCATTGTTGATGGCTTCTCAGTGGAGACAACCAAAGAGCAGGTACTCTTCTTTGTTCTGCAACACTTCTTGGTCATGTCATCTGCCACCAGTAATGGAATGCGATTTGTTCTTGTTGTCA of the Musa acuminata AAA Group cultivar baxijiao chromosome BXJ3-2, Cavendish_Baxijiao_AAA, whole genome shotgun sequence genome contains:
- the LOC135630646 gene encoding large ribosomal subunit protein uL10-like; its protein translation is MTVKLSKAEKKVVYDKKLCSLLDEHSKVLIAVADNVGSNQLQNIRKGLRGDSIVLMGKNTLIRRCIRIHAEKTGNKNYLNLLPLLVGNVGLIFTKGDLKEVSEEVAKYKVGAPARVGLVAPIDVVVPPGNTGLDPSQTSFFQVLNIPTKINKGTVEIITPVELIKKGEKVGSSEAALLAKLGIRPFSYGLVILSVYDNGSVFSPEVLDLSEDDLIEKFAAGISMVTSLSLAVSYPTLAAAPHMFINAYKNVLAVAIATEYTFPQAEKVKEYLKDPSKFAVAAPVVAAEAAAAPAAEPAEEKKEEPAEESDDDMGFSLFD
- the LOC135631360 gene encoding uncharacterized protein LOC135631360, translating into MADHKTQLYFVFMNFDPVYEGLRADRSKEGMKELDTYLSSKHDQLLAKFLPPSTYKKKSSLAIVDGFSVETTKEQAAILRSAKEVRVVEKNQELA